GGTTGCTCTCCTGCGCATTGACGGCATCGCGGAATGCTGAGAAACGAGATCGTGATGTCATAGTTTGGTACTCCCAAGTGTACATGTGCCCACCCGAAAAATACCCTAATTCTCATGATGGATTTGATCCGCCCCTTTCATGATGACGATGACATAGAGCGTATCACAGACGTCATTCACAAAGGCTACGCCGTACTTGCCGTGAATGGACTTCGGTTTTGGGGAACGCACCAGTCCGCAAAAGACACCCTAGACCGACTCAACAAGGGGGCTGGGTTTGTAGCCGTACTCGATGGTGTGATCGTTGGCACGGTAACGATCCGTCCGCCGGACCCGGAGTCCGAGGTGGAATTCTATCGTCACCCAACCACGTGGATCTTGAATCAGTTCGCTGTACTCCCCGAACATGCAGGCAAGGGCATAGGTCGCGCCTTGCATGACCATGCGGTGACTCATGCAATGCAAAAGGGTGCAACACGTGTTGCACTCGACACTGCCAATGCAGCAGAACATCTCATTGCAATGTACAAGCGATGGGGCTATGCAGTTGTTGGTACGTGTGATTGGCGACCATTTACAAACTATGAGAGCGTGGTAATGCTACGCACGCTCATCTGATCCAATGACACCAGAACTCACCCTAGCAATAGAAACACTGCGGGCAGCAAAGAACATCGCCGTGGTAGGACTTTCGCGCAGTCCCGGCAAGTCCGCACACGATATCCCGTTGTTCATGGCCAATGCAGGATACAACGTCATCGGCGTCAATCCATTCGCCACACCTGCCGTGGAGAACGTGTCGGTGGTGGAAACACTTTCAGACGTCCCCTTCACCATCGATATCGTCAATGTCTTTCGTCCGTCAGAGGATACAGACGCCATTATCGATGAAGCTATCAAACGCCGATCAAGCCATGGAGACGTGTCCTGCATCTGGCTTCAACAAGGTATCACGAGCAAACACGGCGCCTCCAAATGCGCTGCTGCAGGTATCACGTATATCGAGGATAGTTGCATCTATGTTATTCAGCATTATGCGCATACCTTCTAGGTCCCATGACTACGTCATGGGCTACTGACTTCATTCTCTGTTCGCTGTTCGCTGTTCTCTGCAACTAGCTTTGGAAGATTGCGTAACCAAAGAGGCTGAACATGACGATCAGGTGTACGATCAGCCATGCGCGCTGCCACATCGGACGGTTGTTCCAGGTTACGGCCTGATCAAATGGGTCAAAGATCAGTGCGATGCCAAGGTTGGATGCGGCTGTCATTACGTCATGCGCAATGAAGATGTGGTACACGGTGAACAGCAGAAATCCGCTGTAGAGTATGCGGGCAAATGTAGTATTCATGAGCGCCCTAACGTTTATCCCACTCAAAGAGTTTCGCTTTTAATTGTCCCATGACTACGTCATGGGCTACTGACTTCATTCGCTCTTCGCTGCCTCGACTACGCTCGGCATGACATTCGCTATTCGCTATTCGCTATTCGCTATTCGCTATTCGCTATTCGCTGTTCGCTGTTCGCTATTCGCTGTTCATGACTTTCGTCATAGTCTGCCCCCTCCCAACCCCCTAGATTACAGTAGACATCTAGGAGTCCACCATGAAACGCATCTTCGCTTCCGCCTTCCTGACGCTAACTGTGTCTGTTTTGATCGGTTCGTGTGGGCTGACAGAATCAGATCCAGCAGATCCCAATGATCCGGTAGGGGGCAATACTGAGCTCGAAGACACCAAACCCGGGGCACGACATTCAGCCTATCCCGATCTTGGTGATTGGTTGCCATATGATATGGTCCCACGTGATAGCATCATCATCAAATCTCGCAACAACGGTGTGGTGGTAGTGGATTTCAATGTGACCTTTGACACAGCTTTCACGCTCCGGCTGGACACCATGCTCGGAACTACAATACTCCCCGACAACGCAAAGAAGTCCCTGATCGACACCTACCTCGCTCAGTATGGGGCTACCCTGGATACCACCAACAAGGATCGCATGATCATCCATGCAGAACCAAAGTTCCGTGTTACCTCCGAGGGCATCCAAGACTTTGTTGCCTCCAAGGGAGATGAATCCAAACCCTTCACGATCATCAAATACAACATGAACGTGGGAGATAGCTGGTCCTTCACACGTTCCGATGGTGTAAAGATCACTCGAAAGGTTGTCTATCACTCAACAGAGGACGACTACGAAGTGATCTTCTGGAGACTCAAGGTCTTCAAGACCGAACAGGTCCAGGAAAACGATCCTCTTCTCTCAAAGATCATCTGGGTCACCAACCACAAATACGGCCTCGTTGGCGTCCACATCTTTGATAAAGCCGGCAAGGAGATTCCGATCACGATCGCTCCGCCATCGCTTTAAATCGCCATTATTATTCCCATAGCCCCATGACCCCATGACTTCGTCATGGGCTACAGAATTCATTCTGTGTTCGCTGTTCGCTGTTCTGTGTTCGCTGTTCGCTGTTCTGTGTTCGCTGTTCGCTGTTCGCTGTTCGCTGTTCGCTGTTCGCTGTTCTGTGCCTCGACTACGCTCGGCATGACCTTCTCTATTCGCTATTCGCTATTCTCTATTCGCTATTCTCTATTCACCAAGGGGTCCACGCAACCGCCAGCGCGGGCGCTACATTCGGACCGGGCAGCAGCGTTAATCCGAAGTCGAACGTTATAGCAGTGTTGCACTGACGGAGTCCGAGGAAGAGCGCACTTTGCGATGGGCGTGTGAGATCGGCATTCCACAGCTCTCCCAGGAAGTGCAGGTCATGCATTTCGGGGAACCGCACGTCCATCATAAAGGCAACGCCGATGGTACCGTTGGCATAGGGGAATGTAAAAGGGTCAAAGAGCGAACCGCCACTTACAACGTAGGAGTCTTTGCCGGCAACCTTTGCGTGGATCATTGTGCTCACACGCGTACGCTTGCCGGTGAATGTTGCAACGCCGAAGACGTGACCCATAAAGTTTACATCGTTGATCCACGAGCCGTTCACACCGAATGCATAGATCTGCTTGCCCCCTTCAACCAATCCGTTCTTCCCCTCATACACCGTGCCCTTGATATTCACAGTGCTAAACTGGTTCTGCCAACCAATACCGGGGATAACGGTTCTTCCGCCTGTTATGCTTACGAAGTCTGCGATCCCCACTCCAAGAGTTGGCATCACACCTTCCACAAGAGCGAGATAGTGATCCTTTTTGATGGCCTCTGCTGTTGGGAGGATCAATCCTCTGTTGCGTGCGCGATAGGATTCTTCGAGAAGGCCGATCCACGAGATCTCTGCAGCGTAGAGTCTGGCCCTTCCAAATGGTGTCTTGATGCGGATGAAGGCACCGGCGGAGTCGGAGGACGTTTCTGTGACCGGACCGGAGACAACATCTCCATTCACAAGTCGAACGTAGTATTCGAGCTCCGTATCGAATTCGTATTGCTCCAAGGCTTCGTCTGACATTCCTGACTGTGCCTTCAATACAGGAGCGCTAGCAACAACTGCTACCAAAAGGACAGCAATAGAGATCCATCGTTGAAGGGGGCTCATTGGCCCGCCCCTTCTTTAGAAAATGCGAGTTGACCACAAGCTGCATCGATGTCGAGTCCGGCAGAGGACCGCACGTTCACCTGCACATCCTCGGCACGCAAACTATCAGCGAACCACTGGAACTGCTCCGGCGTTGACGGCGTGAGCGACATATCAAAACCCTCTGGCAATGCGAAGTCGATCTCATGGAAGGGGATCAGATTCACTCGCGTTGGCATACGTCTGGCAAGTTTACCCAAGCGTTTCACATCGGCAAGACTGTCATTGATCCCATTGAAGAGGATGTATTCATACGTCACCGACTTCCGAGTCTTTCGATAGTAATACTCGAGTGCCTCGATCAATTCCGGCAACTGATGCTTCTTTGCGATCGGCATAAGTTCGGCACGCACGTCCTGCACGGTAGCATGCAGAGATACTGCTAGCTTGATGATCTGACCTTCATCGGCCATACGAATGATACCCGGAACAACACCTGCTGTGGAGATGGTAACGCGACGTGGTGCAACCATCTTCGTACGTTGATCTGTGAAGATCTGCGTTGCACGCATCACCTCATCATAGTTGTTCATCGGCTCGCCCATTCCCATGAAGACGATGTTCGTGATGGGTTTCGAAGAGAACTTCTGCGCCTGAAGGAATTGGTCAACGATCTCACCCGACGTGAGATTCCGCGAAAGTTTCAGTGACGCTGTAGCACAGAACACACATCCAAGGTTGCAGCCAACCTGCGTTGATACACAGAGCGTAAGTCTGCGAGGATGCTCACCATCCGGCACCATCTCACTAGGAATGAGAACACTCTCAACAGCACGTCCGTCCCAAAGCTCAAAGAGGAACTTCTTTGTGCCATCCGCCGACTCCTGAACGGTCTGCAACTTCACACTCTGCGTTCGATATTCACTTCCAAGTTTTTCACGCAACGCCTGCGGCAATAGCGCCATCTCCTGCACACTGTCCAGACGTTGGATGTAGATCCCGTCATAGACCTGCTGTGCACGATACTTACGTTCACCCGCATCAACGAACATCTTCTCAAGCTCACTAAGAGGATGCCCCTTGAGCTCGATCGGTCCGTCAACTATGTCTCTCTTTGCTTTTGCCATTCCATTCTCTCATTAGCACATTAACACATTAGCACATTAGCACATTAGCACATTAGCACATTAGCATTCTAGCACTCTCCCTGGCCACATTCGACGATATCGCCACGCCCATGCCGTTGCACCCGAATGCCACAACGCAACGTGGGGAGACGTTTCCAACATACGGTTGTTTTGTTGTTGTGAACGCCATTGTGCCCGCCCAACGGTGCTCGATCTCCAGATCTGGGTGATTTGGCAGGATCACTGTGCGTAGCATGTTCTCCAGCACCGATTGAATGTGCTCCGTGGTCTGATGCGAGGTTGTGCGTTCCCCTTCGAAGTCGAGATTCCGCCCGCCCCCTAACAAGACCCTATCGCCCAAGGACCGGAAGTAATAATACCCCTCGTCCGCATGGAAGGACCCCTTGAGTTTGAGGTTGGTAAGGGGCTTGGTAACGATCACTTGACCTCTTCCTGGGAGAATCTCCGGTAGCGTAGCATCGGGAACGAGACTCGGAATCATTGCGTTGGTGGCAATCACTGTCTGACTGGCAGTGATCTCCAGTTCCTGATGTGTAGTTCGAACAACAAGCTCTACAGAAGTACCTGTATCCAACATGGATACAACCTCTGCTCCGGTTCGGATGTGAACACCGGCACGAGCAGCCAAGTCCCACAATGCCGCTATCAGTTTGCCCGAATGTAGTGTTCCTTCGAAGGGCGTATGTATCAGCGTTGATATCGATGAAGACAAGCCATACTCGGCAATGAGATCATTGCGCTGCGAGAAAGTCGCACATCCAAAGATCGGAGCCAACAGATCGTTCACTTCATCAAGTCGCAACAAGGAGGAGTGATCCTCAAGGAAGATCTCCGAGCCACCGTTCTCGGTGTACCCAATATCGAGACCTGCACAGCGCTCGCGCAAAAGTGTGAGTCCGTCAAGACGCTGTTGGACTAGATTGCGCGCAGCATCACGGCCCATGAGGTCGATGTCCGATGCGATCTCGCTCAGCGAGCCAACGCAAGCAAAACCTGCATTGCGCGTTGAAGCGCCTGTTGGCAGCAGATTGCGTTCCAAAAGCAGAACGCGCCACTCAGGGTGGCGCGTTGCACATTCGATAGCAGTGTTGATCCCGATGATGCCGCCGCCGATGATGACCACGTCATACGTCAGCCACGAATCATATTCCCAAATGCTTCTCATACGTTGCTGTTATTGTGGACTCGTTGGTCGTACGCGAGAGAAGCTGCGGGTTTTGAATACAGCACTATGCAAGGTGAGTGTTTCACCTACAAGTGTTGGGCTTGATATACTGAAGCCCGGCGGGTATGGCTGTGACGTAGTTGGTGTGAATCCACGAGGCCACATCGCTTGGAGCTGGCCATTCACGTAGCCACTATATCCTGTGATCACGTCGCCATCCTTACGAACATCCGTAATGGTGATAGAGCCGCTGATCGGTGCATAGAGGTTACCTCCAATGCTCACGAATGCCCCTTGATCACTTTGCGGAACGTAACCGAGGGTGCCGATCACAACACTTGCACTCGTGAAGGCAAACGTGCCCGGTCCAGTTGGAAGAGTCTTGAATACGAGGCGAAGAGCCGGTATGGAGCTGAGATTGATCGGGGACGTACCCAGCTGAATTTCTGAGGTGAAGATCGAGTCGTGTGGCATGGCAGTGGTCGTCATGGTCACGACAGGTCCTGACGAGATCATCCTGCCACTTACTTCAACCTGGATCCCGGTAACCGGCGGTGCATCATAGATGATCTTGAGTTCAAGTGCTGGGTGTGGTCCGCTCGGTCCGTCTTCACACGACGCCACGAAAAGAGCAAGAACGCATATCGAGAGTATGGTCATCATCTTCATTGTTGTTGCCTTGAGTTGTGGTGTAATGATCAGAATCCGAGCTTGAATTGGTAGCTCAGGCCTAAATGAACGGTCACGGGCGTAAGATTGATCACATCAGATGATGTGGTTGATGGCTTTGGTGCACCCAATGCCGTTACCGGATAGCCGTTCGTGTACATACCGTCTTCATATACGCCAGTTAGGTAGTACTTGGCGAGAAAATCAAGGGTAAGGATACCAAGACCCGAGTTCCAGAGATTGACGGCACCACCGAGACGTACATCGATCGCCATCTTCATTGTGTTCTTATCGACCACGTACACCTCATCAGACCTCTCAGGATGCCACATTTCGCCCTTCATCGGGAAGTTGAACCCTGCACCGATCATGATGCCGTAAAGGCTCAGCTGCGGAGCAACAGAGAAATAGGTGTATCGCTCAATGATGTAGCCCTTCCAATCCGTTTCACTGTCGAAGAATTCATAGGGACGAGTACGAGTACCGGCCGTTGTGACACCTACATCGAGACGTCCACCTAATGAGGATCCCGTTGAGAATGGGGCAAACACCATCACGCCATAGTTCTGCATGAACCAGACATCCGGGTTCACCTCTCGTCCACCAGCGTTCTCTACGGCAATGCCACCGGAGACGATGCCTAGGGTAGGACCTAGACGAAGTACATACTGCTCCTTGGCCGGCTCAGCCGCAACGAACTCTACTGAGTCCTTCGGCACAGTTGAGTCAACGGCATTCACTGCAGGCTTCATTGCAAAGGCATTCACAGCAAAGACCAAGCTCGTAAACCCGAGAACAATGGATCTCATAATTAATCCCTCTCCGGTGATTTTGTACGTATTTTCTCGTAGACCTGCAAAAATACAATGGAAATGGCCCTGTAACGCATACGGGGCTCAGGGTTTCTTCCCCTTGTCACTGTGAACGATCGGACATGACGTATACCCTCCTATCTGACGAAGAGCTGTTTGCACTTGTGCGGGACGGCAATGATGAACTAGCCTACCGAACGCTGTTCAAACGATATGACAAACGGGTGTACGCCTATTGCCT
This region of Ignavibacteria bacterium genomic DNA includes:
- a CDS encoding GNAT family N-acetyltransferase is translated as MMDLIRPFHDDDDIERITDVIHKGYAVLAVNGLRFWGTHQSAKDTLDRLNKGAGFVAVLDGVIVGTVTIRPPDPESEVEFYRHPTTWILNQFAVLPEHAGKGIGRALHDHAVTHAMQKGATRVALDTANAAEHLIAMYKRWGYAVVGTCDWRPFTNYESVVMLRTLI
- a CDS encoding CoA-binding protein, which translates into the protein MTPELTLAIETLRAAKNIAVVGLSRSPGKSAHDIPLFMANAGYNVIGVNPFATPAVENVSVVETLSDVPFTIDIVNVFRPSEDTDAIIDEAIKRRSSHGDVSCIWLQQGITSKHGASKCAAAGITYIEDSCIYVIQHYAHTF
- the rlmN gene encoding 23S rRNA (adenine(2503)-C(2))-methyltransferase RlmN; translated protein: MAKAKRDIVDGPIELKGHPLSELEKMFVDAGERKYRAQQVYDGIYIQRLDSVQEMALLPQALREKLGSEYRTQSVKLQTVQESADGTKKFLFELWDGRAVESVLIPSEMVPDGEHPRRLTLCVSTQVGCNLGCVFCATASLKLSRNLTSGEIVDQFLQAQKFSSKPITNIVFMGMGEPMNNYDEVMRATQIFTDQRTKMVAPRRVTISTAGVVPGIIRMADEGQIIKLAVSLHATVQDVRAELMPIAKKHQLPELIEALEYYYRKTRKSVTYEYILFNGINDSLADVKRLGKLARRMPTRVNLIPFHEIDFALPEGFDMSLTPSTPEQFQWFADSLRAEDVQVNVRSSAGLDIDAACGQLAFSKEGAGQ
- a CDS encoding FAD-binding oxidoreductase; amino-acid sequence: MRSIWEYDSWLTYDVVIIGGGIIGINTAIECATRHPEWRVLLLERNLLPTGASTRNAGFACVGSLSEIASDIDLMGRDAARNLVQQRLDGLTLLRERCAGLDIGYTENGGSEIFLEDHSSLLRLDEVNDLLAPIFGCATFSQRNDLIAEYGLSSSISTLIHTPFEGTLHSGKLIAALWDLAARAGVHIRTGAEVVSMLDTGTSVELVVRTTHQELEITASQTVIATNAMIPSLVPDATLPEILPGRGQVIVTKPLTNLKLKGSFHADEGYYYFRSLGDRVLLGGGRNLDFEGERTTSHQTTEHIQSVLENMLRTVILPNHPDLEIEHRWAGTMAFTTTKQPYVGNVSPRCVVAFGCNGMGVAISSNVARESARMLMC